The following coding sequences lie in one Methylosinus sp. PW1 genomic window:
- a CDS encoding DUF2267 domain-containing protein: MDELIARISAALGVEPETARLAAGHVLGFFRKEFPDGPAADLIAKLPGAEEAIAAAEAAPAADGGLLGGLLGGLGGLVGGSKGDLMALAGRLSSVGLSLDQSQALAKEFFAHAEGLVGKEKLKEITDSVPGLSQFL, translated from the coding sequence ATGGATGAATTGATCGCCCGCATTTCTGCAGCGCTCGGCGTCGAGCCCGAGACGGCGCGCCTCGCCGCCGGCCATGTGCTCGGCTTTTTCCGCAAGGAATTCCCGGACGGTCCGGCGGCCGATCTCATCGCCAAGCTGCCCGGCGCCGAGGAGGCGATCGCCGCGGCCGAGGCCGCACCGGCGGCGGATGGCGGGCTGCTCGGCGGCTTGCTGGGCGGGCTCGGCGGCCTCGTCGGCGGCTCCAAGGGCGATCTGATGGCGCTCGCCGGCCGGCTCTCCAGCGTCGGCCTCTCCCTGGATCAGAGCCAGGCGCTGGCCAAGGAGTTCTTCGCTCACGCCGAAGGGCTGGTGGGCAAGGAGAAGCTGAAGGAAATTACCGATTCGGTGCCGGGGCTGTCGCAGTTTCTGTGA